From Cucumis melo cultivar AY chromosome 1, USDA_Cmelo_AY_1.0, whole genome shotgun sequence, a single genomic window includes:
- the LOC103492790 gene encoding ethylene response sensor 1 isoform X2 — protein MMESCDCIDAQWPPDELLVKYQYISDVLIALAYFSIPLELIYFVQKSAFFPYRWVLMQFGAFIVLCGATHFINLWTFSMHSKAVAMVMTVAKVACAIVSCATALMLVHIIPDLLSVKTRELILKNKAEQLDREMGLILTQEETGRHVRMLTHEIRSTLDRDTILKTTLVELGKTLGLEECALWMPSRNGLSLQLSHALNYQIPVGTNIPINLPVVNDVFNSNRAICVPYTCQLARVRTPVGGRYLPPEVVAVRVPLLNLSNFQMNNWPDGSSRSYAIMVLILPTDSARKWRDHELELVDVVADQVAVALSHAAILEESMRARDQLVDQNVALDLARREAETAIHARNDFLAVMNHEMRTPMHAIIALSSLLLETELNPEQRVMIETILKSSNLLATLINDVLDLSRLEDGSLVLDMGSFNLHAIFKEALDLIKPIASVKKLSMALILASDLPICAVGDEKRLMQIILNIVGNGVKFTKEGHVSIIASIAKLDSLRDWRPTEFYPMQSEGQFYLRVQVKDSGCGIPPQDIPHLFTRFTQLQTRSNKTNSGVGLGLALCKRFINLMGGHIWIESEGPDKGTTAMFIVKLGICNANPNDLSVKQVAPIVNHRSADLHGQRPIFRETGQVAFSNSRYQRSL, from the exons ATGATGGAGTCCTGTGATTGCATTGACGCCCAATGGCCCCCCGATGAACTTCTAGTGAAATATCAGTATATATCAGATGTGCTAATTGCTCTTGCTTATTTTTCCATCCCGTTGGAGCTTATATATTTTGTGCAGAAGTCTGCATTCTTTCCTTATAGATGGGTGCTTATGCAATTTGGTGCTTTTATTGTTCTCTGTGGAGCAACACACTTCATAAACCTTTGGACCTTCTCGATGCACTCGAAGGCTGTGGCCATGGTTATGACTGTTGCAAAAGTTGCTTGTGCCATTGTCTCGTGCGCAACTGCATTAATGCTTGTTCACATTATTCCTGATCTTTTGAGTGTCAAAACTCGAGAATTGATTCTTAAAAATAAGGCTGAGCAACTTGACAGGGAGATGGGCCTTATTCTCACTCAGGAAGAAACTGGAAGGCATGTTAGAATGCTAACTCATGAAATAAGAAGCACGCTCGACCGGGATACGATATTAAAAACAACACTTGTTGAGCTAGGGAAGACCTTAGGACTTGAGGAATGTGCCCTGTGGATGCCATCACGGAATGGACTAAGTCTACAGCTTTCGCATGCCTTGAACTACCAGATACCAGTGGGAACTAATATTCCAATAAATCTTCCTGTTGTCAATGATGTTTTCAATAGTAATCGAGCAATATGCGTTCCCTATACTTGTCAATTGGCTAGGGTCAGAACTCCTGTTGGAGGAAGATACTTGCCACCAGAAGTTGTTGCAGTGCGAGTTCCTCTCTTAAACCTTTCAAATTTCCAAATGAACAATTGGCCTGATGGCTCTTCCAGAAGCTATGCAATTATGGTTCTAATTCTTCCTACAGATAGCGCTAGGAAATGGCGAGATCATGAATTGGAACTTGTCGATGTAGTCGCAGACCAG GTAGCTGTTGCACTTTCACATGCTGCAATTCTTGAGGAGTCTATGCGGGCGCGTGATCAGCTCGTGGACCAAAATGTGGCTTTGGACTTAGCCCGAAGAGAAGCAGAGACGGCGATTCACGCTCGTAATGATTTCCTGGCTGTCATGAACCATGAAATGAGGACGCCGATGCATGCAATTATTGCCCTTTCATCCCTGCTTTTGGAGACTGAACTGAATCCAGAACAAAGAGTGATGATAGAGACAATACTCAAAAGTAGTAATCTTCTAGCCACTCTGATTAATGATGTCTTGGATCTTTCAAGACTTGAAGATGGCAGTTTGGTTTTGGACATGGGATCATTCAATCTCCATGCGATTTTCAAAGAG GCATTAGATCTTATTAAGCCCATTGCTTCAGTTAAGAAGTTGTCGATGGCATTGATTTTGGCATCAGATCTACCGATCTGTGCTGTTGGTGATGAGAAGCGGCTTATGCAAATCATCTTGAATATCGTCGGTAATGGGGTGAAGTTTACTAAAGAAGGCCACGTTTCTATCATAGCATCCATTGCAAAACTGGATTCTCTCAGAGATTGGCGCCCTACTGAATTCTATCCAATGCAATCTGAAGGCCAGTTTTACCTGCGAGTACAG GTTAAAGATTCAGGATGTGGTATTCCACCCCAAGACATTCCTCATTTGTTTACAAGATTCACTCAGTTACAAACACgatcaaacaaaacaaatagtGGCGTGGGACTTGGCTTGGCCCTTTGTAAACG GTTTATAAATCTCATGGGAGGTCACATTTGGATCGAGAGTGAAGGCCCCGATAAAGGAACGACAGCCATGTTCATCGTGAAACTTGGGATCTGCAATGCTAATCCAAATGATTTATCAGTCAAACAAGTTGCACCCATTGTAAATCACAGAAGTGCAGATCTCCATGGACAAAGACCAATCTTCAGAGAAACTGGTCAAGTTGCCTTCTCCAATTCCCGGTATCAACGAAGTCTTTAA
- the LOC103492792 gene encoding pectinesterase-like gives MYLHPLASSTPISNSPPFFFFFFFFSSVSDMYGLRNRAQISSNPTSISTISTFFFIFFLFSSKPISSNPQIHQTARSLCNGTLFPNLCFSKLSSFPQLASLSPEKLAGSALNFTTREVLLAYANCTNLKTHLYCGLNPTDRHALDDCLELLDDSIAELKASILDLGPSQSAARHSHDLLTLVSAAMTNHRTCVDGFYNSSGTVRSRVELYLGKIGQHLSIDLAMLKKIPGVNRDTKVEEVLPEYGAVKGGFPKWVSVKDRRLLQAAVNETKFNLVVAKDGSGNFTTVNEAVAAAPNSSTTRFVIYIKAGAYFENVEIGRAKSNLMFVGDGIGKTLIKGDRNVVDGWTTFRSATVAVVGTGFIAKGITFENYAGPSKHQAVALRSNSDFSAFYQCSFIGYQDTLYVHSLRQFYRECDIYGTIDFIFGNAAVVFQNCNLYARKPNSNQRNIFTAQGREDPNQNTGISILNCKVEAASDLIPVLSSFRTYLGRPWKLHSRTVFLRSFIGQLVEPVGWLEWNGTFALDTLYYGEYLNRGPGSNTTGRVTWPGYRVITNATEASQFTVEEFIQGSSWLNSTGIPFFSGLTSP, from the exons ATGTATCTTCATCCACTCGCCTCTTCAACACCCATATCCAACTCTccccctttcttcttcttcttcttcttcttctcctctgtTTCAGACATGTACGGCCTGAGAAACAGAGCTCAAATCTCTTCGAATCCCACCTCCATTTCCACCATTTccactttcttcttcattttcttcctcttctcctCCAAACCCATTTCTTCAAATCCTCAAATCCATCAAACCGCTCGATCCCTTTGCAATGGCACTCTCTTCCCAAACCTCTGTTTTTCTAAACTCTCTTCTTTTCCCCAATTGGCTTCCCTCTCCCCGGAAAAGCTCGCCGGCAGTGCCCTCAACTTCACTACCCGCGAGGTCCTCCTTGCCTACGCCAATTGCACCAACCTCAAGACTCATCTTTACTGTGGCTTGAATCCCACCGACCGCCACGCCCTCGACGACTGTCTTGAGCTTCTAGACGACAGCATTGCAGAGCTCAAAGCTTCGATCTTGGATCTGGGGCCGTCGCAGTCCGCCGCTCGTCACTCCCATGATTTGTTGACATTGGTCAGCGCCGCCATGACCAACCACCGAACTTGTGTTGATGGGTTTTATAATAGTTCGGGGACTGTGAGGAGTAGGGTGGAGCTTTATTTGGGGAAAATTGGACAGCATTTAAGTATTGATTTGGCAATGTTGAAGAAAATCCCTGGAGTTAATAGGGATACGAAGGTAGAGGAGGTGTTGCCGGAGTATGGGGCAGTGAAAGGTGGGTTTCCGAAGTGGGTTTCGGTTAAGGATCGGAGATTGTTGCAAGCGGCGGTGAATGAGACAAAGTTCAATTTGGTGGTGGCGAAGGATGGCTCCGGGAATTTCACCACTGTGAACGAGGCTGTCGCCGCCGCTCCGAATTCGAGCACCACCAG GTTTGTAATCTACATAAAAGCAGGGGCGTATTTTGAGAACGTGGAAATAGGAAGGGCAAAGTCAAACTTGATGTTCGTGGGCGACGGAATCGGAAAGACGCTGATAAAGGGCGACAGGAATGTGGTCGACGGGTGGACTACTTTCCGATCAGCCACCGTTG CGGTGGTTGGCACTGGGTTCATAGCAAAAGGTATAACATTTGAAAATTATGCGGGTCCAAGCAAGCACCAAGCTGTAGCCTTACGAAGCAACTCTGACTTCTCTGCGTTTTACCAGTGTAGTTTCATTGGCTATCAAGACACTCTCTACGTTCACTCCCTCCGTCAATTCTATCGTGAATGCGATATCTACGGTACCATCGACTTCATTTTCGGTAATGCTGCTGTTGTTTTCCAAAACTGCAACCTTTATGCTCGGAAACCCAACTCAAATCAACGCAACATATTCACTGCTCAAGGTCGCGAGGACCCAAATCAAAACACTGGAATCTCAATCCTCAATTGTAAGGTTGAAGCTGCCTCTGACCTAATCCCAGTTCTTTCCTCGTTTAGAACTTATTTGGGTCGGCCTTGGAAGTTGCACTCGAGGACAGTTTTTCTCCGATCGTTTATCGGGCAATTGGTTGAACCGGTCGGATGGCTTGAGTGGAATGGGACATTTGCATTGGATACTTTGTATTATGGGGAGTATCTAAACAGGGGGCCCGGTTCGAATACAACCGGGCGAGTTACTTGGCCGGGTTATCGAGTTATAACTAACGCAACAGAAGCGAGTCAGTTTACGGTCGAGGAATTTATACAGGGCAGCTCGTGGTTGAACTCAACTGGGATCCCTTTCTTCTCCGGTTTGACTTCACCGTAA
- the LOC103492790 gene encoding ethylene response sensor 1 (The RefSeq protein has 3 substitutions compared to this genomic sequence) produces the protein MMESCDCIDAQWPPDELLVKYQYISDVLIALAYFSIPLELIYFVQKSAFFPYRWVLMQFGAFIVLCGATHFINLWTFSMHSKAVAVVMTVAKVACAIVSCATALMLVHIIPDLLSVKTRELILKNKAEQLDREMGLILTQEETGRHVRMLTHEIRSTLDRDTILKTTLVELGKTLGLEECALWMPSRNGLSLQLSHALNYQIPVGTNIPINLPVVNDVFNSNRAICVPYTCQLARVRTPVGGRYLPPEVVAVRVPLLNLSNFQMNNWPDGSSRSYAIMVLILPTDSARKWRDHELELVDVVADQVAVALSHAAILEESMRARDQLVDQNVALDLARREAETAIHARNDFLAVMNHEMRTPMHAIIALSSLLLETELTPEQRVMIETILKSSNLLATLINDVLDLSRLEDGSLVLDMGSFNLHAIFKEALDLIKPIASVKKLSMALILASDLPICAVGDEKRLMQIILNIVGNGVKFTKEGHVSIIASIAKLDSLRDWRPTEFYPMQSDGQFYLRVQVKDSGCGIPPQDIPHLFTRFTQLQTRSNKTNSGVGLGLALCKRFINLMGGHIWIESEGPDKGTTAMFIVKLGICNANPNDLSVKQVAPIVNHRSADLHGQRPIFRETGQVAFSNSRYQRSL, from the exons ATGATGGAGTCCTGTGATTGCATTGACGCCCAATGGCCCCCCGATGAACTTCTAGTGAAATATCAGTATATATCAGATGTGCTAATTGCTCTTGCTTATTTTTCCATCCCGTTGGAGCTTATATATTTTGTGCAGAAGTCTGCATTCTTTCCTTATAGATGGGTGCTTATGCAATTTGGTGCTTTTATTGTTCTCTGTGGAGCAACACACTTCATAAACCTTTGGACCTTCTCGATGCACTCGAAGGCTGTGGCCATGGTTATGACTGTTGCAAAAGTTGCTTGTGCCATTGTCTCGTGCGCAACTGCATTAATGCTTGTTCACATTATTCCTGATCTTTTGAGTGTCAAAACTCGAGAATTGATTCTTAAAAATAAGGCTGAGCAACTTGACAGGGAGATGGGCCTTATTCTCACTCAGGAAGAAACTGGAAGGCATGTTAGAATGCTAACTCATGAAATAAGAAGCACGCTCGACCGGGATACGATATTAAAAACAACACTTGTTGAGCTAGGGAAGACCTTAGGACTTGAGGAATGTGCCCTGTGGATGCCATCACGGAATGGACTAAGTCTACAGCTTTCGCATGCCTTGAACTACCAGATACCAGTGGGAACTAATATTCCAATAAATCTTCCTGTTGTCAATGATGTTTTCAATAGTAATCGAGCAATATGCGTTCCCTATACTTGTCAATTGGCTAGGGTCAGAACTCCTGTTGGAGGAAGATACTTGCCACCAGAAGTTGTTGCAGTGCGAGTTCCTCTCTTAAACCTTTCAAATTTCCAAATGAACAATTGGCCTGATGGCTCTTCCAGAAGCTATGCAATTATGGTTCTAATTCTTCCTACAGATAGCGCTAGGAAATGGCGAGATCATGAATTGGAACTTGTCGATGTAGTCGCAGACCAG GTAGCTGTTGCACTTTCACATGCTGCAATTCTTGAGGAGTCTATGCGGGCGCGTGATCAGCTCGTGGACCAAAATGTGGCTTTGGACTTAGCCCGAAGAGAAGCAGAGACGGCGATTCACGCTCGTAATGATTTCCTGGCTGTCATGAACCATGAAATGAGGACGCCGATGCATGCAATTATTGCCCTTTCATCCCTGCTTTTGGAGACTGAACTGAATCCAGAACAAAGAGTGATGATAGAGACAATACTCAAAAGTAGTAATCTTCTAGCCACTCTGATTAATGATGTCTTGGATCTTTCAAGACTTGAAGATGGCAGTTTGGTTTTGGACATGGGATCATTCAATCTCCATGCGATTTTCAAAGAG GCATTAGATCTTATTAAGCCCATTGCTTCAGTTAAGAAGTTGTCGATGGCATTGATTTTGGCATCAGATCTACCGATCTGTGCTGTTGGTGATGAGAAGCGGCTTATGCAAATCATCTTGAATATCGTCGGTAATGGGGTGAAGTTTACTAAAGAAGGCCACGTTTCTATCATAGCATCCATTGCAAAACTGGATTCTCTCAGAGATTGGCGCCCTACTGAATTCTATCCAATGCAATCTGAAGGCCAGTTTTACCTGCGAGTACAG GTTAAAGATTCAGGATGTGGTATTCCACCCCAAGACATTCCTCATTTGTTTACAAGATTCACTCAGTTACAAACACgatcaaacaaaacaaatagtGGCGTGGGACTTGGCTTGGCCCTTTGTAAACG GTTTATAAATCTCATGGGAGGTCACATTTGGATCGAGAGTGAAGGCCCCGATAAAGGAACGACAGCCATGTTCATCGTGAAACTTGGGATCTGCAATGCTAATCCAAATGATTTATCAGTCAAACAAGTTGCACCCATTGTAAATCACAGAAGTGCAGATCTCCATGGACAAAGACCAATCTTCAGAGAAACTGGTCAAGTTGCCTTCTCCAATTCCCGGTATCAACGAAGTCTTTAA
- the LOC103492791 gene encoding probable pectinesterase/pectinesterase inhibitor 7 isoform X2, which translates to MSLKMSSRTQAIYETATRRNLLQTDDDGGDDDQIAVRDIVVVSQDGTGNFTTINEAIAAAPNNSAPTDGYFLIFVSAGVYEEYVSIAKNKRYLMMIGDGINQTIVTGNRSVVDGWTTFNSATFAVVGPGFVAVNMTFRNTAGAIKHQAVALRNGADLSTFYLCSFEAYQDTLYTHSLRQFYRDCDIYGTVDFIFGNAAVVFQNCNIYPRLPMSNQFNAITAQGRTDPNQNTGTSIYNCRITAADDLANNSGAGVKTFLGRPWKEYSRTVYMQSFMDDLINPAGWRAWDGDFALNTSYYAEFGNFGPGSNTSERVNWPGFHLINDTDAGNFTAGNFVLADDWLPQTGVPYTSGLTE; encoded by the exons ATGTCACTCAAAATGTCCAGCAGAACCCAGGCCATTTACGAGACGGCCACCCGCCGGAATCTGCTGCAGACTGACGACGACGGCGGCGATGACGACCAGATTGCGGTCAGGGACATCGTCGTTGTCAGTCAAGACGGCACCGGAAATTTCACGACCATCAACGAGGCCATTGCGGCAGCGCCCAACAACTCTGCTCCTACGGACGGGTATTTCTTGATCTTCGTGTCCGCGGGAGTTTATGAAGAGTATGTGTCAATTGCTAAGAACAAGAGATACTTGATGATGATCGGAGATGGCATTAATCAGACCATCGTCACCGGTAATCGGAGCGTCGTTGACGGCTGGACCACTTTCAATTCCGCCACTTTTG CGGTGGTCGGACCTGGATTCGTAGCAGTAAACATGACATTCCGAAACACCGCCGGAGCCATAAAGCACCAAGCAGTCGCCCTCCGTAACGGCGCCGACTTATCAACATTCTACCTCTGTAGCTTCGAAGCATATCAAGACACCTTATACACTCATTCCCTCCGCCAATTCTATCGCGACTGTGACATCTACGGCACCGTCGACTTCATCTTCGGCAATGCCGCCGTCGTCTTCCAGAACTGCAACATTTACCCACGCCTTCCAATGTCCAACCAGTTCAACGCCATCACCGCCCAAGGCCGGACCGACCCAAATCAGAACACCGGCACCTCGATCTACAATTGCCGAATCACGGCCGCCGACGATCTGGCGAACAACAGCGGCGCCGGCGTGAAGACTTTCCTGGGACGGCCGTGGAAGGAGTACTCGAGGACGGTTTATATGCAGAGCTTTATGGATGATTTGATTAATCCGGCGGGATGGAGAGCTTGGGATGGGGATTTTGCATTGAATACTTCGTATTATGCGGAATTTGGGAATTTTGGGCCGGGATCTAACACGTCGGAGAGGGTTAATTGGCCGGGATTTCATTTGATCAATGATACCGATGCTGGGAATTTCACGGCCGGGAATTTCGTGTTGGCGGATGATTGGCTGCCGCAGACCGGCGTTCCATATACTAGCGGCCTGACGGAGTAG
- the LOC103492791 gene encoding probable pectinesterase/pectinesterase inhibitor 7 isoform X1: protein MAAGTTATATAAAFYVLILISLYITTSASPTGSVCSSTPDPSYCKSALPNQTGNVYSYGRSSFRKSLSSSQKFLRLVVKHLRSRSSLTVAAVRALEDCQLLAGLNIDYLRTSFQAVNATSRALTEMKADDVQSLLSAILTNQQTCLDGIKATAGSWSLKNGLSQPLASDTKLYSLSLAFFTKGWVPKKKKKPTWKAAGRRGGFRNGRMSLKMSSRTQAIYETATRRNLLQTDDDGGDDDQIAVRDIVVVSQDGTGNFTTINEAIAAAPNNSAPTDGYFLIFVSAGVYEEYVSIAKNKRYLMMIGDGINQTIVTGNRSVVDGWTTFNSATFAVVGPGFVAVNMTFRNTAGAIKHQAVALRNGADLSTFYLCSFEAYQDTLYTHSLRQFYRDCDIYGTVDFIFGNAAVVFQNCNIYPRLPMSNQFNAITAQGRTDPNQNTGTSIYNCRITAADDLANNSGAGVKTFLGRPWKEYSRTVYMQSFMDDLINPAGWRAWDGDFALNTSYYAEFGNFGPGSNTSERVNWPGFHLINDTDAGNFTAGNFVLADDWLPQTGVPYTSGLTE from the exons ATGGCTGCCGGAACCACCGCCACCGCCACCGCCGCCGCATTCTACGTTCTAATCCTCATTTCCCTTTACATCACCACTTCCGCCTCCCCCACCGGTTCCGTTTGCAGCTCAACTCCAGACCCGTCGTATTGCAAATCGGCCCTCCCGAACCAAACCGGAAATGTCTACTCGTACGGACGGTCGTCATTCAGAAAGTCACTGTCGTCGTCACAGAAGTTCCTCCGGCTAGTGGTGAAGCACCTCCGGTCCCGATCGTCGCTGACGGTGGCGGCGGTGAGGGCGTTGGAGGACTGCCAGCTGCTAGCGGGACTGAACATTGATTACTTGAGGACGTCGTTCCAGGCAGTGAACGCGACGAGCAGAGCATTGACGGAGATGAAGGCGGACGATGTGCAGAGTCTGCTGAGTGCGATATTGACGAATCAACAGACTTGTTTGGACGGAATTAAGGCGACGGCGGGTTCTTGGTCGCTTAAAAATGGCCTTTCTCAACCACTTGCTTCTGACACCAAGCTGTACTCTCTGTCTTTGGCCTTCTTCACAAAAg GTTGGGttccgaagaagaagaaaaagccGACATGGAAAGCCGCGGGAAGACGAGGCGGGTTTAGAAACGGACGAATGTCACTCAAAATGTCCAGCAGAACCCAGGCCATTTACGAGACGGCCACCCGCCGGAATCTGCTGCAGACTGACGACGACGGCGGCGATGACGACCAGATTGCGGTCAGGGACATCGTCGTTGTCAGTCAAGACGGCACCGGAAATTTCACGACCATCAACGAGGCCATTGCGGCAGCGCCCAACAACTCTGCTCCTACGGACGGGTATTTCTTGATCTTCGTGTCCGCGGGAGTTTATGAAGAGTATGTGTCAATTGCTAAGAACAAGAGATACTTGATGATGATCGGAGATGGCATTAATCAGACCATCGTCACCGGTAATCGGAGCGTCGTTGACGGCTGGACCACTTTCAATTCCGCCACTTTTG CGGTGGTCGGACCTGGATTCGTAGCAGTAAACATGACATTCCGAAACACCGCCGGAGCCATAAAGCACCAAGCAGTCGCCCTCCGTAACGGCGCCGACTTATCAACATTCTACCTCTGTAGCTTCGAAGCATATCAAGACACCTTATACACTCATTCCCTCCGCCAATTCTATCGCGACTGTGACATCTACGGCACCGTCGACTTCATCTTCGGCAATGCCGCCGTCGTCTTCCAGAACTGCAACATTTACCCACGCCTTCCAATGTCCAACCAGTTCAACGCCATCACCGCCCAAGGCCGGACCGACCCAAATCAGAACACCGGCACCTCGATCTACAATTGCCGAATCACGGCCGCCGACGATCTGGCGAACAACAGCGGCGCCGGCGTGAAGACTTTCCTGGGACGGCCGTGGAAGGAGTACTCGAGGACGGTTTATATGCAGAGCTTTATGGATGATTTGATTAATCCGGCGGGATGGAGAGCTTGGGATGGGGATTTTGCATTGAATACTTCGTATTATGCGGAATTTGGGAATTTTGGGCCGGGATCTAACACGTCGGAGAGGGTTAATTGGCCGGGATTTCATTTGATCAATGATACCGATGCTGGGAATTTCACGGCCGGGAATTTCGTGTTGGCGGATGATTGGCTGCCGCAGACCGGCGTTCCATATACTAGCGGCCTGACGGAGTAG
- the LOC103492790 gene encoding ethylene response sensor 1 isoform X1, whose translation MAFRTLEIGAAHIYGILELFIYPGEDYLMMESCDCIDAQWPPDELLVKYQYISDVLIALAYFSIPLELIYFVQKSAFFPYRWVLMQFGAFIVLCGATHFINLWTFSMHSKAVAMVMTVAKVACAIVSCATALMLVHIIPDLLSVKTRELILKNKAEQLDREMGLILTQEETGRHVRMLTHEIRSTLDRDTILKTTLVELGKTLGLEECALWMPSRNGLSLQLSHALNYQIPVGTNIPINLPVVNDVFNSNRAICVPYTCQLARVRTPVGGRYLPPEVVAVRVPLLNLSNFQMNNWPDGSSRSYAIMVLILPTDSARKWRDHELELVDVVADQVAVALSHAAILEESMRARDQLVDQNVALDLARREAETAIHARNDFLAVMNHEMRTPMHAIIALSSLLLETELNPEQRVMIETILKSSNLLATLINDVLDLSRLEDGSLVLDMGSFNLHAIFKEALDLIKPIASVKKLSMALILASDLPICAVGDEKRLMQIILNIVGNGVKFTKEGHVSIIASIAKLDSLRDWRPTEFYPMQSEGQFYLRVQVKDSGCGIPPQDIPHLFTRFTQLQTRSNKTNSGVGLGLALCKRFINLMGGHIWIESEGPDKGTTAMFIVKLGICNANPNDLSVKQVAPIVNHRSADLHGQRPIFRETGQVAFSNSRYQRSL comes from the exons ATGGCTTTCAGAACACTAGAGATTGGTGCTGCTCATATTTATGGAATACTAGAGTTGTTT aTATATCCTGGAGAAGATTATCTTATGATGGAGTCCTGTGATTGCATTGACGCCCAATGGCCCCCCGATGAACTTCTAGTGAAATATCAGTATATATCAGATGTGCTAATTGCTCTTGCTTATTTTTCCATCCCGTTGGAGCTTATATATTTTGTGCAGAAGTCTGCATTCTTTCCTTATAGATGGGTGCTTATGCAATTTGGTGCTTTTATTGTTCTCTGTGGAGCAACACACTTCATAAACCTTTGGACCTTCTCGATGCACTCGAAGGCTGTGGCCATGGTTATGACTGTTGCAAAAGTTGCTTGTGCCATTGTCTCGTGCGCAACTGCATTAATGCTTGTTCACATTATTCCTGATCTTTTGAGTGTCAAAACTCGAGAATTGATTCTTAAAAATAAGGCTGAGCAACTTGACAGGGAGATGGGCCTTATTCTCACTCAGGAAGAAACTGGAAGGCATGTTAGAATGCTAACTCATGAAATAAGAAGCACGCTCGACCGGGATACGATATTAAAAACAACACTTGTTGAGCTAGGGAAGACCTTAGGACTTGAGGAATGTGCCCTGTGGATGCCATCACGGAATGGACTAAGTCTACAGCTTTCGCATGCCTTGAACTACCAGATACCAGTGGGAACTAATATTCCAATAAATCTTCCTGTTGTCAATGATGTTTTCAATAGTAATCGAGCAATATGCGTTCCCTATACTTGTCAATTGGCTAGGGTCAGAACTCCTGTTGGAGGAAGATACTTGCCACCAGAAGTTGTTGCAGTGCGAGTTCCTCTCTTAAACCTTTCAAATTTCCAAATGAACAATTGGCCTGATGGCTCTTCCAGAAGCTATGCAATTATGGTTCTAATTCTTCCTACAGATAGCGCTAGGAAATGGCGAGATCATGAATTGGAACTTGTCGATGTAGTCGCAGACCAG GTAGCTGTTGCACTTTCACATGCTGCAATTCTTGAGGAGTCTATGCGGGCGCGTGATCAGCTCGTGGACCAAAATGTGGCTTTGGACTTAGCCCGAAGAGAAGCAGAGACGGCGATTCACGCTCGTAATGATTTCCTGGCTGTCATGAACCATGAAATGAGGACGCCGATGCATGCAATTATTGCCCTTTCATCCCTGCTTTTGGAGACTGAACTGAATCCAGAACAAAGAGTGATGATAGAGACAATACTCAAAAGTAGTAATCTTCTAGCCACTCTGATTAATGATGTCTTGGATCTTTCAAGACTTGAAGATGGCAGTTTGGTTTTGGACATGGGATCATTCAATCTCCATGCGATTTTCAAAGAG GCATTAGATCTTATTAAGCCCATTGCTTCAGTTAAGAAGTTGTCGATGGCATTGATTTTGGCATCAGATCTACCGATCTGTGCTGTTGGTGATGAGAAGCGGCTTATGCAAATCATCTTGAATATCGTCGGTAATGGGGTGAAGTTTACTAAAGAAGGCCACGTTTCTATCATAGCATCCATTGCAAAACTGGATTCTCTCAGAGATTGGCGCCCTACTGAATTCTATCCAATGCAATCTGAAGGCCAGTTTTACCTGCGAGTACAG GTTAAAGATTCAGGATGTGGTATTCCACCCCAAGACATTCCTCATTTGTTTACAAGATTCACTCAGTTACAAACACgatcaaacaaaacaaatagtGGCGTGGGACTTGGCTTGGCCCTTTGTAAACG GTTTATAAATCTCATGGGAGGTCACATTTGGATCGAGAGTGAAGGCCCCGATAAAGGAACGACAGCCATGTTCATCGTGAAACTTGGGATCTGCAATGCTAATCCAAATGATTTATCAGTCAAACAAGTTGCACCCATTGTAAATCACAGAAGTGCAGATCTCCATGGACAAAGACCAATCTTCAGAGAAACTGGTCAAGTTGCCTTCTCCAATTCCCGGTATCAACGAAGTCTTTAA